The Calditrichota bacterium genome segment GCTCTCAAGGGTTTGAAGGGCCATTCGTTGGCAGCAGACGGCGCCGCTTCCGTGCGCAGCACAAACTATTCAAGTTTTGGACATTCCTGCCGATTATCCTGATGGGAAGGGAAGTGTGCTGCAAGAGAACAGCACGAAAGGAGGTGAAGTTGCGGAAAGGCATAGGGGTTCATTGGCGGGTGGTTGGGGGGAGAAGATGAGAGGCTCCCCTCGAAGCAAGGACGCTGATTTCATCACAAGGAGGTCGTTATGGCAGAGGTGGAACTGACGCGGATCAACACCAACATTGCCGCGTTGAACATGTTGAATGCTCTGACCAACATCAACCGCAATCTGAGCATTCACCAACTGCGTCTTGCCACCGGCAAGCGCATCAACCAGGCAGCCGATGATGCGGCCGGCCTGACCATTGCCAGCAAGCTGAAAGTCCGGGCCGATGGGCTTGGCGTGGCGCTGAACAACGTCGCCGATGCCAAGAACATGGTAGCGGTGGTAGAAGGCAACTTGACCAAGATACTGGACATCTTGGGGCAAATGAAGGCCAAAGCCACGCAGGCTGCCAACGACACCCTGGGTTCGGAAGAGCGTGCGGCCATCAACAACGAACTGGCGCAGCTGGCGGCGCAGATCGACGATGAGGTCGAGCAGGCTACCTGGAACGGCGTGCCAACTCTCAGTGGCGATAGCACGTCTTTTGTCTTTCAGGTCGGTGCGGCCACCACGGACGTGCTCACCTTTGACATGAAGAGTTCGGAGGTGGGCTACACCGGGGGTTACACTGCTGCCAGCCTGTCGGTGGACCAAGGCGGTGGCACCGTCACCATCGGCACCGCCTCGAGCTACTACGTGGCGCCTGGCGCTTACACGCTGACGGGCATCGCCGCCTCGGGCACCATCAACACCGGTTCGACCCAACTGAATGAGGGCTTTTACACGTTCGAGTTGGTCTCGGTGACCGGCGGCAAAGCCACCTTCCGCGTGTTGGACGGCAACGGGTCGCCGCTGCAGATTTCGTCGACCAGCAACGGCACCGGCGCTCTTGCAACCTCAGCCCAGGCGACGGTTACCAGTGGTTCCACGGCGACCATCGACACCGGGCGTGGGTTCAAGTTCAAACTGGGCGGGCTGGCCACAGGCGACACTGGCTCCTTTGTCTTCAAGTTCGACAAGGCCGGCAACAACGTGGATGACCACGACAATGCCGTAGCCTACATGAGCCAGATTGACGCGGCCATCACCAACGTCAACAAGGCACTGAGCTACATCGGCGCGCGCGTGAACCGCATGACGGTCCAGGAAGAGAACCTGATGATCGCCAAGGTCAACACGGAGGCGGCGCACAACCGCATCATGCACGCCGACCTGGCCTTGGAACAGCTGGAGGCCTCCAAGCTGCTCATCCTCCAGCAGACGGCTACCGCGATGTTGGCCCAGGCCAATGTTGGCCCCCAGGCAGTCTTGGCCCTGTTCAGGTAACCCTTTCCAGGAGAAGTGGGGTGGTACTCATAGGACCACCCCACTTCGCTGGCGGTGCCCCACCTGGCGATAAATAGGGAACGGCATGCAATGACGACGATCAGTAAGACAGACCCCTTCCTCAGGTACCGCGAACAGGAGATTCTCTCCGCTTCGCCGGAAAGGCTGGTGGTCCATCTGTACGACTTTATTCTGCGCTGTTGCGCGCGGCAGGACGGCTCCGGGGCGGCGCGCGCTCTGTCGGTGCTCATTGACGGCTTGAACTTTGATTACCCGGAGATTGCGGAGGGGCTCTTTCGCCTCTATGACTACTGTCTGCGGCAGGTGAAGAGACAGCGCTTTGAGGAAACGCGTACCATCATCACCGAGCTCCGCGCTGCCTGGGAACAGGCGACTGCCCGACCGGCGCTGTCGCCAGAAGGAGCAGCAATATGATCTCCCTTGACGCGCTGTTCAACCAGAGCTCGGCCATCGACGCCCTCGTCGACAAGTACATGGCGATCGAACGGAAACCCGTCACTGAGTTGGAGAACCGCAAATCCACTCTCAACGTGCGGGTCGCTATGTACCGGGACCTGAAGAACTACCTCACTTCCCTCAAGGCCCTTGTTGATGACCTGGCAGAGAGCAGCAGCGACTCCATCTTCAATGTGGTGAATGTAGTGAGTAGCAATGCCGACTTGGTGTCGGCTACAGGTTCCTCGGGAGCGGCAGCCGGAACCTACCTGCTGCGAGTTCGTCAACTTGCTACTGCCACTACCGTCAAGAGTAGCGCCGGGCTCAACACGGCGGCGGGGGTGGTCAGCAACGCGGAAGTGGTAGCTGGACAGGGTAAGATCGATACCTCGAAGAGCTGGAGCGAAGCAGGGTTTGACCAAACCCCTGATGGGAGCGTTACCATCAACGGCAAGGAATTTGTGTTGGCCGACTATGCCACCGTCGACGCGTTCATGGAGGCGGTGAAGGCTGACGAAACAGCGGCAGCCAACATCTACTACGATGCCCTGCGCGATCGCTTTGTCATCGAAAGTGATGAGCCAGGGGTGGACTTGGTGGTAAGCGAGACGCCGGAGACCTACGGCTTTCTGACTGCCACCAAGATTGCTTCGGGCACCTACACGACAAACAGGACTGGCGTGCAGGCCGATGTTCTCCTTTACCAGGCCAATTTTGACCAGCCTGTGGGACAGGACGAGTCGGGGAGTTTCAAGATCAACGGCGTCACCATTACGTGGGACGCAGACACCGATACCCTGAACACTATTATCGGGCGCATCAACCGCTCCGCCGCCGGCGTTACGGCCTACTACGACGATACGTTCGACAAGCTGGTGCTGACGGCTAATGCGACCGGGGCGGACGAGATTGCGTTGCAAGACGTCAGTGGTACCTTTTTGACGCAGACTCTGAAGTTTGCAGGGGCCCCCCAGACCGTGGGGCAAGTCGCGCGCTTTACCATTAACAGCACTTCTGCCGAAGACGAAATCACTAAAGATTCCAATACGTTCACGATAAACGGCATTACCTACACGTTGCGAGGGGTGACGGTTGCTAACGACGATTACGCTGACCCATCGACAACCGCCGTCACTATCAGCGCCAGGAAAGACACTAGCGCGTTGGAGGCCAAGATTCGCGCGTTCTTGAGCGCACTCAACACTGTTACCTCATACATCAAGGCGAAATCGGCGGTGGATAGCTCTACCTATGCACGCGGGGCCATGACAGGTGAGACGGTCTTTACCAGCCTGCGCACGCAGCTCCTCGGGGCCCTGTTGGGCCGCGTGCCAGGATTAGAGAGCGGCAAACCTTCGACCATGGCTGAGATTGGCATAACTGTTGATAGCACGCTGCAGGCCTCGTTGTCCGACGCCTCCAAACTCCGCTCGTGGCTCGAGGAAGACCCAGTGGCTGTTGAAAACCTTTTCAACTCCAGCGACGGAGTGGCCACGCGCATGGCGTCCCTGCTGGAGGCGTTCACGGAAACAGGCGGCATCGTTGATGACCAGCAGACGAGTCTGGGTGAGGAGCTGCAGCGCATTGACAAGAGGTTGGCGCGCCTCAACGAACAGCTCCAACGCCGCGAAGAGTACTACCGCAAGCAGTTGGCATCCATGCAGGAGGCCTTGTACGCGCTGGTACAGCAACAAAGTACCCTTTCTGGTTTCTTGAACAGTCTTAACTCTTGGAATTCGGGGTGATGGGGAGCCGGCTGGTGCCGGAGACTGATTATGGAGGTCCGCTGTGGAGATCACGCAAACTGAATCGGTCCGTGGCAACCTGCCCTTGATGATGCCTCCCGCTCGCCGAGATGTCTCGGTGGAAAAGTCGCGGCCACCCGTGGCAAGCGAAGCGTCGCCAGAACCCCGCAGTCGGAGGGAAGTGGAGTCAGGGGCGCCGGCAGAGCTCGCCACGGCGCTGAACGAGCTCGCCACCGCCATGAATGTTCGCATCGCGTTCCTGGTTGACCAGGCCACCGGGAAGACCGTTATTAAGGTCATCGACCAGGAGACGCAGGAGGTGATACGGCAGATTCCGCCAGAGGAAATGCTCCGTCTGGTGGCACGCATGTCGCGTCTGCTGGGTGTGTTGCTCAATCAAGAGGCCTAAATGGGGAGACTGGCAGAGTCTCCCGCGACCGGTAGGGACACGGTGGAAAGCGCGCAGCTCCTCCGCCAGGGTATAGAGCTCCTGGAGCAACTCGCGACGTATGACGCAGAGATGGAGGCCAAACTTCGCGACGGACGCGTGGA includes the following:
- a CDS encoding flagellin, encoding MAEVELTRINTNIAALNMLNALTNINRNLSIHQLRLATGKRINQAADDAAGLTIASKLKVRADGLGVALNNVADAKNMVAVVEGNLTKILDILGQMKAKATQAANDTLGSEERAAINNELAQLAAQIDDEVEQATWNGVPTLSGDSTSFVFQVGAATTDVLTFDMKSSEVGYTGGYTAASLSVDQGGGTVTIGTASSYYVAPGAYTLTGIAASGTINTGSTQLNEGFYTFELVSVTGGKATFRVLDGNGSPLQISSTSNGTGALATSAQATVTSGSTATIDTGRGFKFKLGGLATGDTGSFVFKFDKAGNNVDDHDNAVAYMSQIDAAITNVNKALSYIGARVNRMTVQEENLMIAKVNTEAAHNRIMHADLALEQLEASKLLILQQTATAMLAQANVGPQAVLALFR
- a CDS encoding flagellar protein FliS translates to MTTISKTDPFLRYREQEILSASPERLVVHLYDFILRCCARQDGSGAARALSVLIDGLNFDYPEIAEGLFRLYDYCLRQVKRQRFEETRTIITELRAAWEQATARPALSPEGAAI
- the fliD gene encoding flagellar filament capping protein FliD: MISLDALFNQSSAIDALVDKYMAIERKPVTELENRKSTLNVRVAMYRDLKNYLTSLKALVDDLAESSSDSIFNVVNVVSSNADLVSATGSSGAAAGTYLLRVRQLATATTVKSSAGLNTAAGVVSNAEVVAGQGKIDTSKSWSEAGFDQTPDGSVTINGKEFVLADYATVDAFMEAVKADETAAANIYYDALRDRFVIESDEPGVDLVVSETPETYGFLTATKIASGTYTTNRTGVQADVLLYQANFDQPVGQDESGSFKINGVTITWDADTDTLNTIIGRINRSAAGVTAYYDDTFDKLVLTANATGADEIALQDVSGTFLTQTLKFAGAPQTVGQVARFTINSTSAEDEITKDSNTFTINGITYTLRGVTVANDDYADPSTTAVTISARKDTSALEAKIRAFLSALNTVTSYIKAKSAVDSSTYARGAMTGETVFTSLRTQLLGALLGRVPGLESGKPSTMAEIGITVDSTLQASLSDASKLRSWLEEDPVAVENLFNSSDGVATRMASLLEAFTETGGIVDDQQTSLGEELQRIDKRLARLNEQLQRREEYYRKQLASMQEALYALVQQQSTLSGFLNSLNSWNSG
- a CDS encoding flagellar protein FlaG; its protein translation is MEITQTESVRGNLPLMMPPARRDVSVEKSRPPVASEASPEPRSRREVESGAPAELATALNELATAMNVRIAFLVDQATGKTVIKVIDQETQEVIRQIPPEEMLRLVARMSRLLGVLLNQEA